In Eriocheir sinensis breed Jianghai 21 chromosome 30, ASM2467909v1, whole genome shotgun sequence, the following are encoded in one genomic region:
- the LOC127005643 gene encoding WD repeat-containing protein 86-like: MGGTTSKNVRKWPRETLCDHDGGINCMAASEDGSLLVTGSEDKTARLWELGGQETSCLGIMRGHSNYISCVTVMDTFILTGSADSTLRKWDTISCDCLFTYRGHESRISRLLCTGEYVLSASHDHTAKAWRVKDEDLEGLSDEKALIRTFEGHTAGVYSLVVDPGEEREKEMGYGDLVITGSLDCTARSYDFISGTFLKEFVGHTGCVVSMVTDPGARLLYTGSADKTIRTWDIDKGINYRLFEGHKHHITCLLPLSQLLYSGDGGGFVRAWDLTRRDYLKGGARNKVMNQDSLTSFRPATNTINSIKLHNGMLFVASGDNMARALDPATQSLVAVFSGHRIAVTCMAICGSRLYTGSTDTTLMVWDLPKLRALGEEPSSSEEEESEEDED, translated from the exons ATGGGCGGGACAACCAGCAAGAACGTGAGGAAGTGGCCGAGGGAGACGCTTTGTGACCATGACGGGGGCATCAACTGTATGGCTGCCTCTGAGGATGGGTCCCTCTTGGTCACCGGCTCAGAGGACAAGACGGCAAGGCTCTGGGAACTGGGAGGCCAAGAGACGAGCTGCTTGGGGATCATGCg cGGCCACTCGAACTACATCTCGTGCGTCACCGTCATGGACACCTTCATCCTGACGGGCTCCGCGGACTCCACCCTCAGGAAGTGGGACACCATCTCGTGTGACTGCCTCTTCACCTACCGAG gcCATGAGTCCCGCATCTCCCGCCTCCTGTGCACCGGCGAGTACGTGCTCAGCGCCTCCCACGACCACACCGCGAAGGCCTGGCGCGTGAAGGACGAGGACCTGGAGGGCCTCAGCGATGAGAAGGCGTTAATACGGACCTTCGag GGTCATACGGCCGGCGTGTACTCCCTGGTGGTTGACCCCGGGGAGGAACGGGAGAAGGAGATGGGCTACGGGGACCTGGTCATCACGGGGAGCCTCGACTGCACGGCCCGTTCCTACGACTTCATCTCCGGGACGTTCCTCAAG gAGTTCGTAGGGCATACTGGGTGCGTGGTGAGCATGGTGACGGACCCCGGGGCGCGGCTACTGTACACGGGCAGCGCCGACAAGACCATCCGAACGTGGGACATCGACAAGGGCATCAACTACAGG CTGTTCGAGGGCCACAAACACCACATCACATGCCTCCTGCCCCTCAGCCAGCTCCTGTACAGCGGTGACGGCGGCGGGTTTGTCAGGGCCTGGGACCTCACGCGGCGGGACTACCTCAAGGGCGGGGCAAGAAACAAGGTGATGAACCAggactccctcacctccttcaggcccgccaccaacaccatcaactcTATCAAGCTCCACAATGGAATGC tGTTCGTGGCCAGCGGGGATAACATGGCCCGCGCCCTGGACCCCGCGACGCAGAGCTTGGTGGCGGTGTTCAGCGGGCATCGCATCGCCGTCACGTGCATGGCCATCTGCGGATCGAGGCTGTACACGGGCAGCACCGACACGACCCTCATGGTGTGGGACTTGCCCAAGCTGAG GGCGCTAGGCGAGGAGCCATCAAgctcggaggaggaagagtccGAGGAAGACGAAGATTAA